The genome window CCACAGGCACGGGCGCTTCTCGTAGTACACGCCGTCGTCGTGGTAGTGGTCGAAATTGCGGTCGCGCTGCAGCAGGCCGAAGCCGCGCGGGTTCTCGTCGACGAACATGTTGAAGCGCAGCTGCGGTGGGTTGCACAGCGGCCGCCAGATCCATTCGCCGCCGCCGGTCCACATCGCCAGGCCGTCGGTATCGTGGATCTCCGGGCGCCAGTCCCAGTCCATGCGGCGGTCGTTCTCGCCAACCTGGTACATGCTGGTGCACGGCCCCAAGCCCAGCCGCTCGATGGTCTTGCGCGGATACAGCGCGCTGTCGATGTCCATCAGCAGCACGTCGCCGTTGGTGATCGCGAAGCGGTAGGCGCCGGCCACGCTCGGCGAGTCCAGCAGCGCGTACACCACCACGGTGTCCGAGCCGGCCTTGGGCTGCTCCAGCCAGTAGGCGATGAAATCCGGGAATTCCTCCGGCCCGCCGGTGCCGGTATCGATCGCCAGGCCGCGCGCGGACTGGCCGTACTGGCCTTCCTTGCCCACCGCGCGGAAATAGCTGGCACCCAGGAACGCGGCGAAGTCGCGGTCGGTGTCCTGCTTGGTGTTGAGGCGGAAGCCGGCGAAGCCCAGCTCCTGGGGCAGGTGCTTGCCCTGCAGGCCGCTCTTGCCGTAATCGAACGCGGCGCCGTCGTAGGCCAGTTCCTGCGCCTGCCCGTCGACCAGGTCGAACATGTGCACCGGCGACTTGAAGTACAGGCCCAGGTGGAAGAACTTGGCCTGGAACTTCGAAGCGTTGTCCACCGCCCACAACGCGTGATCCTGGCGGTAGCGGATCGACTGGTATTGGTCCCAGTTCAACGATTCCAGCGGTCCCGGCAGCACCCGCTTGTGGCTCTGGTAGGGCGCCTGGGCCATGGCCCGGGCATGGCCCTTGAGCCAGGCGTAATCGAAGGGCTGCGGCTTGCCCAGCCGGCGCAGGCCGACCGCGGGCGCGGCCTGGCCGAGCATCGGCATCGCGGGCAAGCCCATGGCGGCGAAGGCGGCGGCGGCGTTCTTGAGAAAATCGCGTCGTTGCATGGGCCGGATCGAAGCGGAAAGGGCCTCCATCATAGACAAGCTGCGTTAAACGCGGGAGCTAGGGCGTGGCGCAGGCGCCCGCCGGCGCCGCGGCGTGCCGGCACAGGACGCTGCGCTGCTGCGCCGGGTCGTCGCCGCCGGCGTAATCCAGCAACGTCCATTGCTCCTCGGCCTGCATGGTCTGGCCCGGCGCCGGGGTCCGGTACGGCGCGTGCGCTTCGATTTCCAGCAGGCCGCCGCCCGGATCGGAAGCCAGCGCATCTAGATAGATCCTGCATCGCCGGCGCGCGCACAGTTTCGCGCTGGGCCTCGCATACCTGCCCAACGCCATGCCCGCGGCGCCAAACAGCGCGGCGACGACCAGGCTGCCGGAACAGCAGGCTCCAGCGGTGCAGCTGCAGGTATTTGGCCAGGCCTCGCGAGCGCGCCTGGAACGGCCGGCCCGGCAGGTAAGTGGGCCAACGCCTCGGCTGAGGAATAACGCGGCGCCAGCGGTTTCTGCGGCGCCTTGAGCAGGATGTTGTCGAGGTCGCCGCGCAGCTGTTCTGGTGCGGCGTCGTGCAGGATGAACGCGCACGCTTCTGTGCGCGGATGCAGATCGGCCGCAGCGTCGACCTCGGTGTCGAGCAACTTGGCGATGCGGACGTCGAGCGCCTGCAGCCAGCCTGCCACCCCTCGCGGTCGCCCCAGCGCGCGGCATCCAGCCCCCAGGCGATCTCGGGGGCGGGCTCTGCCACGGCGGTCTCTCCTCCGGCCGGGAGTCGCGCGGACGATAGCGCGCGCCGGTGGTCAGCGGCGGCCGTCCGTCAGCGCTGGCAGCTCCCGCACCAGACGCTGGCGCGCTGGCCGATGCTGGCGTGGCGCAGCGGCCGCCCACAGCGTTTGCAGGCCTCGCCCTCACGGCCGTAGACCGCCAGCTCCTGCTCGAAATAACCGGGTGCCCCGTCCGGGCTGATGAAGTCGCGCAAGGTCGTGCCGCCACGGGCGATGGCATAGCCGAGAATCGCCTTGGCCGCCTCGGCCAAGCGCGCATAGCGTGTCCGCGAGACCTCCCCGGCCTCGCGCAGCGGACTGATTCCTGCCTGGAACAGACTTTCGGCGGCATAGATGTTCCCGACTCCGACCACGACGCGTTGGTCCATCAGGAACGTCTTGACCGGCGCACTGCGGCCACGACTGCGCCGGAACAGATGATCGCCGTCGAAATCGTCCGACAGCGGCTCCGGCCCCAGCTCCTCGAGCAGCGGGTGGACCTGGCCCGGCGCCTGCCACAGCAGGCAACCGAAGCGGCGCGGATCGTTGAAGCGCAGCACGCGCCCGTCTTCCAGGCTGACATCGACGTGATCGTGCGCCCGCAGCGGCGTGTCCCCGGGCAACACCCGCAGGCTGCCGGACATGCCCAGGTGCAGCAGCGCGCTGCCGGCGTCGGTGTCCATCAGCAGGTATTTGGCGCGGCGGCGGATGCCATCGATGCGCTGCCCCGGCAGCTGCTGCGCCACCTCCGGCGGGATCGGCCAGCGCAGGTCCGGCCGCCGCAGGATCACGCCGTGGATGCGCCGCCCCAGCAGATGCGGTTCCAGGCCGCGCCGGGTTGTTTCTACTTCGGGGAGTTCGGGCATGAGCGGGGTGCGGGAGTGCGGTGGCGTGCGATCGACAAGCTTAGCCGGTGGAATCCGACGTTGTCGCCACAACCTACAG of Xanthomonas translucens pv. cerealis contains these proteins:
- a CDS encoding DUF4380 domain-containing protein — translated: MALGRYARPSAKLCARRRCRIYLDALASDPGGGLLEIEAHAPYRTPAPGQTMQAEEQWTLLDYAGGDDPAQQRSVLCRHAAAPAGACATP
- the mutM gene encoding bifunctional DNA-formamidopyrimidine glycosylase/DNA-(apurinic or apyrimidinic site) lyase; amino-acid sequence: MPELPEVETTRRGLEPHLLGRRIHGVILRRPDLRWPIPPEVAQQLPGQRIDGIRRRAKYLLMDTDAGSALLHLGMSGSLRVLPGDTPLRAHDHVDVSLEDGRVLRFNDPRRFGCLLWQAPGQVHPLLEELGPEPLSDDFDGDHLFRRSRGRSAPVKTFLMDQRVVVGVGNIYAAESLFQAGISPLREAGEVSRTRYARLAEAAKAILGYAIARGGTTLRDFISPDGAPGYFEQELAVYGREGEACKRCGRPLRHASIGQRASVWCGSCQR
- a CDS encoding glucan biosynthesis protein, whose amino-acid sequence is MQRRDFLKNAAAAFAAMGLPAMPMLGQAAPAVGLRRLGKPQPFDYAWLKGHARAMAQAPYQSHKRVLPGPLESLNWDQYQSIRYRQDHALWAVDNASKFQAKFFHLGLYFKSPVHMFDLVDGQAQELAYDGAAFDYGKSGLQGKHLPQELGFAGFRLNTKQDTDRDFAAFLGASYFRAVGKEGQYGQSARGLAIDTGTGGPEEFPDFIAYWLEQPKAGSDTVVVYALLDSPSVAGAYRFAITNGDVLLMDIDSALYPRKTIERLGLGPCTSMYQVGENDRRMDWDWRPEIHDTDGLAMWTGGGEWIWRPLCNPPQLRFNMFVDENPRGFGLLQRDRNFDHYHDDGVYYEKRPCLWVEPKQGWGKGSVQLVEIPTVDETFDNIVAFWNPQDKPQPGQELLFGYRLYWGAQPPASSPLAQCVATRTGLGGVVGQKRSHFSWRFAVDFVGGELARLGKDKDAKVEAVLQLSRGSTEIVSARPLHELSGYRAMFDVVPPDDGTQQIDIRLFLRAGGRPLTETWLYQWTPPPPAERKLY